One genomic region from Gopherus evgoodei ecotype Sinaloan lineage unplaced genomic scaffold, rGopEvg1_v1.p scaffold_78_arrow_ctg1, whole genome shotgun sequence encodes:
- the LOC115643924 gene encoding uncharacterized protein LOC115643924, with translation MGQPPAPGIICFIVFFIPSIAAAAAPHGERPSRGQRHPELHLPQPQPDRDTSHLGQGLPGGRRAGPRPPLLPGWLAQSQRDQQGREEASVTLSELMERDSDLYHCYITYPQGEQAKGTGTTLTVIGRAVAEIPAGCKRAPNPNVGAFGQKQDGLRVSQEPKSLNATVGENVTLSCTFQNRNGSRAKVLWFRGSGEDVVLDAKHPFYQGRLHVSRLVEISKGNATLTLGKLDKRDSGLYQCCIEIQNETTGMGEGTDLRVLRRNQSVTDNRKESKQDTSTELTIYRATTALAGVSIIILVTALLLRRRTAASPDTQQQQPAKVRPLKLEPEFNWVALSVSRQR, from the exons ATGGGGCAGCCGCCGGCCCCTGGTATCATCTGCTTCATCGTCTTCTTCATCCCCTCGATAGCAGCTG CAGCTGCCCCCCATGGCGAGCGTCCCAGCCGGGGGCAGCGTCACCCTGAGCTGCACCTTCCACAGCCGCAACCGGACCGGGACACAAGTCACCTGGGCCAGGGGCTCCCGGGAGGCCGTCGTGCTGGACCCCGCCCACCCCTTCTACCGGGGTGGCTGGCCCAGAGCCAGCGGGACCAGCAGGGCCGGGAGGAGGCCTCGGTGACCCTGTCGGAGCTGATGGAGAGGGACTCAGATCTCTACCACTGCTACATCACGTACCCGCAGGGCGAGCAGGCGAAGGGCACCGGGACCACCCTGACTGTGATAGGCAGAG CTGTTGCAGAAATTCCAGCTGGTTGCAAGAGGGCGCCGAACCCAAATGTGGGAGCATTCGGCCAGAAACAGG ATGGTCTAAGAGTTTCTCAGGAGCCCAAGTCCCTCAACGCAACAGTCGGGGAGAACGTGACCCTAAGCTGCACCTTCCAGAACAGAAATGGCAGCAGAGCCAAGGTGCTTTGGTTCAGGGGCTCTGGAGAAGACGTGGTGCTGGATGCTAAGCACCCCTtctaccaggggcggctccatgtGTCCAGGCTGGTTGAGATCAGTAAGGGGAACGCGACACTGACCCTGGGTAAACTGGACAAGAGAGACTCTGGCCTCTATCAGTGCTGCATCGAAATCCAGAATGAGACAACAGGGATGGGAGAAGGCACAGATCTAAGAGTGTTGAGGAGAAACCAGAGTGTGACTG ACAATAGAAAGGAATCGAAGCAGGACACCAGCACAGAACTCACCATCTACAGAGCCACGACTGCTCTGGCAGGTGTCAGCATCATCATCTTAGTTACCGCCCTCCTGCTGCGCAGACGCACAG cagCCTCCCCAGACACCCAACAGCAGCAGCCGGCAAAGGTGAGACCATTAAAATTGGAGCCTGAGTTTAACTGGGTGGCATTGTCCGTTTCAAGACAGCGTTGA
- the LOC115643922 gene encoding uncharacterized protein LOC115643922: MGRLPAPSIIYFIVFIVPSIAAGLRVQQLPPTASVPARGSITLSCTFNSHNRTGTQVTWARGSREAVVLDPAHPFYQGRLAQSQRDQQGRAEATVTLSELMERDSDLYYCYITYPQGEQAKGTGTTLTVIGRAVAEIPAGCKRALVPNLGAFGQKPAGLRVSQEPRSLRATAGENVTLSCTFQNRNGSRAKVIWLRGSGEDLELDSNHPFYRGRLRVSRMDEHRQGKATLTLAELQERDSGLYQCCIKLDRGETGMGGGTELRVMGRHQSASGGRELCRDSGPLFYRAVISLALVVLFSLGIVLSLHPWKGVPVDPMVGAGSKVPPAPGQVSLI, encoded by the exons ATGGGGCGGCTGCCAGCCCCTAGCATCATCTACTTCATCGTCTTCATCGTCCCCTCAATAGCAGCTG gtcTCAGGGTTCAGCAGCTGCCCCCCACGGCAAGCGTCCCAGCCAGGGGCAGCATCACCCTGAGCTGCACCTTCAACAGCCACAACCGGACCGGGACACAAGTCACCTGGGCCAGGGGCTCCCGGGAGGCCGTCGTGCTGGACCCCGCCCACCCGTTCTACCAGGGGCGGCTGGCCCAGAGCCAGCGGGACCAGCAGGGCCGGGCAGAGGCCACGGTGACCCTGTCGGAGCTGATGGAGAGGGACTCAGATCTCTACTACTGCTACATCACGTACCCGCAGGGCGAGCAGGCGAAGGGCACCGGGACCACCCTGACTGTGATCGGCAGAG CTGTTGCAGAAATTCCAGCCGGCTGCAAGAGAGCGCTGGTCCCAAATCTTGGAGCATTTGGCCAGAAACCGG CTGGTCTGAGAGTTTCTCAGGAGCCCAGGTCCCTCCGCGCCACAGCTGGGGAGAACGTGACCCTGAGCTGCACCTTCCAGAACAGAAACGGCAGCAGAGCCAAGGTCATTTGGCTCAGGGGATCCGGAGAGGATCTGGAGCTGGATTCTAACCATCCCTTCTACCGCGGGCGGCTCCGTGTGTCCAGGATGGACGAGCACAGACAGGGGAAGGCGACGCTGACCCTGGCTGAGCTGCAGGAGCGGGACTCTGGCCTCTATCAGTGCTGCATCAAACTCGACCGTGGGGAGACAGGGATGGGAGGAGGCACCGAGCTGAGAGTGATGGGGAGACACCAGAGTGCGTCCG GGGGACGTGAGCTCTGTCGGGACTCGGGGCCCCTCTTTTACCGAGCCGTCATCTCCCTGGCGCTCGTCGTTCTCTTCTCCCTGGGAATCGTCCTCAGCCTGCACCCTTGGAAAG GCGTCCCCGTGGATCCCATGGTGGGTGCTGGCTCCAAGGTGCCCCCGGCACCGGGACAGGTGTCTCTGATTTAG
- the GPANK1 gene encoding G patch domain and ankyrin repeat-containing protein 1 isoform X1 produces the protein MNHGPKLITFTRAREQSDCWKDGHLRKQIGSPANRREKEGDGEGEEARSFYESLLTSSESSSLPRKRKAPLRRPRVLEPPIPQPGQTDPRRGNLLLRSAQEGDMGTLRRLLEKEGCDVNYRDGYYWTAVMCAAYAGQGEAVRYLLTRGAAWVGVCESQGRDAVDLAEEAGHQDVVRILQERETAQPEERMASRRTPAERKYCTVCQTHYSEDSVELHERSTAHLFNRRDPLPPTRYHIPESNVGFQLMVKRGWDCEAGLGPEGTGRKFPVQTILKRDQKGLGFHSDLRPKVTHFNANDPSAVAWPKEQQPRMERAATVGKREARRREAKAKAWERDLRTYMNLDL, from the exons ATGAACCACGGCCCCAAGCTCATCACCTTCACCCGTGCCCGGGAGCAATCGGACTGCTGGAAGGATGGGCACCTCCGGAAACAGATCGGCTCTCCTGCCAACCGCcgggaaaaggagggggacggGGAGGGCGAGGAAGCCCGGAGCTTCTACGAGAGTCTCCTGACCTCGAGCGAGAGCTCCAGCCTCCCACGGAAACGCAAGGCTCCACTGAGGCGCCCCAGGGTGCTTGAGCCACCCATCCCCCAGCCAGGGCAGACGGACCCTCGTAGGGGGAACCTCCTGCTGAGATCGGCCCAGGAAGGTGACATGGGAACCCTGCGGCGGCTGCTGGAGAAGGAGGGGTGTGATGTGAACTACCGGGACGGTTACTACTGGACAGCGGTGATGTGTGCTGCTTACGCAGGCCAGGGGGAAGCCGTGAGGTACCTGCTGACCCGGGGAGCCGCATGGGTGGGAGTGTGCGAGTCGCAGGGGCGGGACGCAGTGGATCTAGCCGAGGAAGCCGGGCACCAGGACGTGGTGAGGATCCTTCAGGAGCGTGAAACAGCTCAGCCAGAGGAGAGGATGGCCAG TAGAAGGACTCCAGCGGAGAGGAAATACTGCACCGTGTGCCAGACACATTACAGCGAAGACAGCGTGGAGCTCCACGAACGCTCCACAGCCCACCTCTTCAACCGGCGCGACCCGCTCCCTCCAACTCGCTACCACATTCCCGAGAGCAACGTCGGCTTCCAGCTCATGGTCAAGAGGGGCTGGGACTGCGAGGCCGGGCTGGGGCCTGAGGGCACCGGCCGTAAATTCCCCGTCCAGACCATCCTCAAGAGGGACCAGAAGGGCCTGGGTTTCCATAGTGATCTCCGGCCCAAGGTCACCCACTTCAACGCCAATGACCCCAGTGCCGTGGCGTGGCCCAAGGAGCAGCAGCCTAGGATGGAACGGGCAGCTacagtggggaagagagaggcccGTCGCAGAGAGGCCAAAGCAAAGGCCTGGGAGCGTGACCTCCGCACCTATATGAACCTTGACCTTTGA
- the GPANK1 gene encoding G patch domain and ankyrin repeat-containing protein 1 isoform X2: MNHGPKLITFTRAREQSDCWKDGHLRKQIGSPANRREKEGDGEGEEARSFYESLLTSSESSSLPRKRKAPLRRPRVLEPPIPQPGQTDPRRGNLLLRSAQEGDMGTLRRLLEKEGCDVNYRDGYYWTAVMCAAYAGQGEAVRYLLTRGAAWVGVCESQGRDAVDLAEEAGHQDVVRILQERETAQPEERMARRTPAERKYCTVCQTHYSEDSVELHERSTAHLFNRRDPLPPTRYHIPESNVGFQLMVKRGWDCEAGLGPEGTGRKFPVQTILKRDQKGLGFHSDLRPKVTHFNANDPSAVAWPKEQQPRMERAATVGKREARRREAKAKAWERDLRTYMNLDL; encoded by the exons ATGAACCACGGCCCCAAGCTCATCACCTTCACCCGTGCCCGGGAGCAATCGGACTGCTGGAAGGATGGGCACCTCCGGAAACAGATCGGCTCTCCTGCCAACCGCcgggaaaaggagggggacggGGAGGGCGAGGAAGCCCGGAGCTTCTACGAGAGTCTCCTGACCTCGAGCGAGAGCTCCAGCCTCCCACGGAAACGCAAGGCTCCACTGAGGCGCCCCAGGGTGCTTGAGCCACCCATCCCCCAGCCAGGGCAGACGGACCCTCGTAGGGGGAACCTCCTGCTGAGATCGGCCCAGGAAGGTGACATGGGAACCCTGCGGCGGCTGCTGGAGAAGGAGGGGTGTGATGTGAACTACCGGGACGGTTACTACTGGACAGCGGTGATGTGTGCTGCTTACGCAGGCCAGGGGGAAGCCGTGAGGTACCTGCTGACCCGGGGAGCCGCATGGGTGGGAGTGTGCGAGTCGCAGGGGCGGGACGCAGTGGATCTAGCCGAGGAAGCCGGGCACCAGGACGTGGTGAGGATCCTTCAGGAGCGTGAAACAGCTCAGCCAGAGGAGAGGATGGCCAG AAGGACTCCAGCGGAGAGGAAATACTGCACCGTGTGCCAGACACATTACAGCGAAGACAGCGTGGAGCTCCACGAACGCTCCACAGCCCACCTCTTCAACCGGCGCGACCCGCTCCCTCCAACTCGCTACCACATTCCCGAGAGCAACGTCGGCTTCCAGCTCATGGTCAAGAGGGGCTGGGACTGCGAGGCCGGGCTGGGGCCTGAGGGCACCGGCCGTAAATTCCCCGTCCAGACCATCCTCAAGAGGGACCAGAAGGGCCTGGGTTTCCATAGTGATCTCCGGCCCAAGGTCACCCACTTCAACGCCAATGACCCCAGTGCCGTGGCGTGGCCCAAGGAGCAGCAGCCTAGGATGGAACGGGCAGCTacagtggggaagagagaggcccGTCGCAGAGAGGCCAAAGCAAAGGCCTGGGAGCGTGACCTCCGCACCTATATGAACCTTGACCTTTGA